The genomic region TAATGCTGAAACTGATGCTGATATTCCCGATAATGTCATTGTTTGAATTAATAAAAATATAAATATAATTGAGAATTTATACAAAAACGAACTATTCATTTTATTAATTCCAGTAATCTTTCTTCATTTTTTCTCGTTGTTTTTTCCAGTAATTCTTCTGTTTTTATGTCTGCTGTTATTTCTCCTTTTTTTAATACCACTATTCTATCGGTTTTCTCTATTTCACTTACATCATGACTTGCTAATATTATTGTTTTTCCATTTTTGGATAATTCTTCCATCATTTCATATATTTTCATCTTTGTTTCTATATCCACTCCATTTGTCGGTTCATCTAATAAATATATTTCCGCTTCTTTTATTAATGCTCTTGCTAAATTTAATCTTCTTTTCATTCCTGTTGATGCTTCCATATATTTGATTTTTCTGTTTTCATATAACCCCATCTCTTTTAATCCCTTTTCTACTTTCTTTTTTAATTCTTTTCCTGTTAGATTATTTAACATTCCAAAAAAATTTAAATTTTCTTCTAAATTCAATCTATAGTAAAATGACCTTTCATTTGATGTTGCTATTGATATTAATTTTTTTATTTGTTTTGATTCTTTTTTTATGTCATATTCTTTTATTTTTATTTCACCGTCATCTGGTATTATAAACATCCCTATTGTTTTTATTAATGTTGTTTTTCCTGCTCCATTTGAGCCGAATATTGTTACTTTTTCTCCTCTGTTTATTGTAAGATTTATGTTTTTTAATGCTTTTATCCCATTTTTGTATATCTTTGTCAGATTTTTTATTTCTATTATTTTTTCCATTTTTTCACATCCTAATATTGCGATATTGTGCCATATTTTCTTGCTTTATCAAAACTGTTTTTAAACCAGTACATTCCTATTGGTAATATTATTATTGTCATTATAATCAATATTATTATATCCTCTTTTATTTGGTATAAAGTATATCCATTTATTAATGTTTTTCTCAATCCATCCATTGCATATGTTGTTGGTAATATATAAGATATACCTCTTAACCATTTTGGTAATATTTCTACTGGATAATATATACCAGAAAACATTCCTGTTAAGAATGAATATACCCAGCTCACAGGATCACCTTTTTTTGTTATTACAATAAATCCTGCACTTAATAATCCTATTCCACTTAAACTTATCATTGTTATTATTAATAATATTATTGAAGATATTATATTCATTTTTATTTCTACATCAAATGTATATATTAAAAATACAAATACTATTCCAGTATTTAATATTGTAAATATCAATTTTGAGAATATAGTGTATATAAACACTTCCCATAATGGTGTTTCAGATAGAAGCAGGTATTCTATTGTCCCCATTACCTGCTCCTGTCTTATTACACTTTTAAATGTTGTTAGAGAGAGAGTAGTATAACTCATAAATACGCTTCCAGATATGAAATATGCAAGAATATTTCCCCCATATTGTTCAATCATTGGAAAGTAATTACCCTGAGCTATGAACCTTCCCATGAATCCAAATTGTAATAATCCCAAGAATCCACTGAGTATTCCCAGTACTGCTTGTGTTTTATAACTTTTCCATATGAGTATGTCTCTACCTAAAAAATATAGAAATTTTTTTATTGTTTTCATGACTTAAGAATCACACCAATCCCAGAACCCTTTATCTTCTCCTTTGCATTTAGCATTTTGTTCACATCCTTGATTACTACATTCATCACAGTTTTCTACTTTATCTTTTCCAAAATCACAAAATGAAAATAAACTTTCTTCTTTTGGTTCATTTACGAATTCCATTTTTTCGCCTCCCATATGTTTTTTCTGTTAATAATATCATTTCTTCTAAATTATATTTTATTGGAAGACATCTTTCCCTTCCGTATTCTATTACACTATATTTTTCTGCTAATACTTTACCCAATATACATCCTCCCATACAATACGGTAACACTTTACAACTTTTACATTCTTCATCAAATGGATCTATTGCGAGCCATATGTTTTTTCTGTAGTTTAATTTCATTTTACCATTTTCTTTTAATTCGCCAATTTCTTTTGAAATACCACCAATTTCTCCCCAACATTTGTATAATTTCCCATCTGCATCTATTACTAATGAATTTATACTTGTCGCATCACATCTTGCTTGATTTATTTTTAAAAATGGATTGAAATTATAGTAATCTATCTTTTCTATTATATAATTATATAATTCACTTTCTATTTTGGCGAATTCTTTTAATGTGAATGATTTCAATTTTTTATTATCTCCCATTTCACCCTGTCTTAAATCTATTTCCACCTTTAATCTATCTTCAGATATTTTATCTATTAATCTTTTTATACTTTCTATATTGTGTGGAAATACATTAATTCTTATTTTTACAAAAATTTCTTTTGATGCATTTTTTATATTTTCATATATTCTTTTAAATGTTCCTTTTCCATTTTTTAATAATCTTAATTTATTGTGTTCTTCTTCTGTTCCATCCAGCGTTATTATTAATTTTTTTATTCCAGAATCTTTCAGTTCTTTTATGGTCATTTTATCAAGTAAATATCCATTTGTTATAATAAATGCATCATATTCCACTTTTTCTTTTTCACAAATCTTTTTTATTTTTTCGCTTAATTTTTTAATTTTTTCTTTTTCTAATAGCGGCTCTCCACCCCAAAAAGTTACACTAAATATTTTTGGCTTTTTTTCTTCTATTTTTTCTTTTACCAGTGTTATTATTGAGTCTATTGTATTTTCCTTTATATTGTTTATCTTAAAAGGTTTTATGCTTATTTCTTTTGCCTGGTTTTGATAACAATATTTACAATTAAAATTACAATTGGTTGTCATTGTCACTGTTAAATGAAAATAATCGTTTGAAAATTGAAATTTTTTATATTTTGCTATTATGTCGCTTAATTCGTCTTTATCATCTTCTATTATAAATCCACCTTTTTTAAGTATTTCTATATCCTTATCAATTTTTATTTTGCCTGATAATATTTTTTTTATTTTATCGACATTTTTCTTTTCTACTTTCAATATTGCATTGGTCATTCCATTAAAAAGAAGAAGACTACCGTCTTCTTTTTCAATTAACGTATTATACTGAGATGATTTCATTTAACCACCATCTTTTTCTCAAATTTTTTTACTCTATACCATAATTTTATAAAACTTTCTGTTTCTTTTTTTTCTTCAGGACAACCTTTGCTTCCGCGAAGTGCAGCATTTCTACATCCACCATGACATAAAGGCAATATTTTGCATTCTTTACAATTTTTATCTTCATATCCATTATAACTATGCCATTTTAACTGTTTTTTTGTTTCTAATTTTATTTTTCCATTTTCTATTTTCCCCATTTCCATTCCTTCTTCTACTGCAACTGTACATGGATATATTTCCCCTTCTGGACCAATTACCATATTATATACATTATCAAATTCGCAATACATATCTCCATTTAATATTGGTAACATTACTTTAAATCCTCTATTTATTGCCATTTCATATAATTTTGAGAGTTTTGTAAATGAATTTTCTTTTCTGAAATCTCTGACGTGTATATGAAATTCTTCATTCCTTTCTGATGCTTGGAATATCCATCTAAAATATATTTTCATTCTTTCTTTTGGAAACTTCTCTAAATAATCAAATAATTTCTCTATTTTTTCATAATTTTCAGGACCTACATTTACTCTTATTGATATATTTGTTTCTTTTGTATTTTCAAATAACGTTTCTATTCCTTCTATTATTTTTTTAAATGTTTTTCCTCCACCAACTAATGGTCGATATTTATCGTGTGTTTCTTCTATTCCATCAAGAGTTATCTGAACATTTTTTATTTTTAATTCATCAAATTTTGATATATCTATATAATTCAATAAATATCCATTTGATGACATTGATGAAAACAGTTCTGCTTCACTTTCATCTATTATTTTTTTATTTATATATTCAATGACTTTGAAGTTCATCAATGGTTCTCCACCAAACCAACCTATTGATATTATTTTTTTATTCTTGCTTATGTTGATAATATAATCTGCTATTTCTTCTGCTTTTTCTATTGTCATTATTTTATTTCTTTTTGTTTCATAACAATATACACAATCAAAATTGCATTGGAAAGTTGGAATTATTGTAAACGTCGCTCGAGAATTATCAAATCGCGCTCTATAATTTCTCATTTTTATTTCTTCATATTCATTATAATCTTTTTCTATAATATATCCACCATATTTTAATTGTTCAAATAATTCATCATCAACTATATTCCCTTTTAATATTTCTTTTATTTTTTGAACATTTTCACGTTTTACTTCAGCTATTGCTCCTGTTCTTAAGTTAACTAATACCGGAACTTTATCTATTTCTAAAAAGTAATTGTAATATGATTCTTTATACATTTTTTCCACCTGCTATTATAAAGATTTAGTTTTTATTTATTAATTATAATAATTTTAACAAAGAATATATATAATATAAATAACGTTAATGTAAATTTCTCTTTTCTTAAATTTAATAATTTTACTTATTTATTTTATCAAATGATATGTTTTTATTGTTAATTATTTAATTTATATTATACAATATTTGATATATTCTCTTTGTGAATGAGGTTAAGAAAATTCAGGAACTTTTTTGTGTCCATTTACAAATTCTATATGTTTTTACTAATATCTTTCTAATCTAATATTTTGGTTCATATTTTCTGAAAAATAGATATCCTATTATAAATACTGTTGTTGCCATTAATAATGGTATTATTATTTTCCACAAACTAAGATACATTATAAATTCTATTCCTTTTGAAGATATTAATTTTCTTGTCATTATATATACAAAATTTAATGGATGATATATTTTATTTTGAACTGGCAATAGGAAATAACTATATATTACAAATAATGATATTATTATTGAAAAGAGGTTATTTTTTACAATTACATATATCATCATTCCTAATAATGCAGTAAATAATATTGCTATTTCATAGTTTAAGTAGGCTACTATTGTTAATGACATCCCTTTTGTATCGGGTTTTCCAATTACTATCATATAGTAATATGTTAATATTATTAGATTATATATACTATACAATGTTGTTATCCAGAATAATGATATTGATTTTTTTATGTAGAATTTTAATCTTGTGTTTTCCATGAATATATATGTGTATAATCTGCTTTCTGTTATTTCATGTAATATTTTTATTCCAAGTATTATTGCTATTAATTGTATTAATCCCATAAAGTTCCACATTGATCCAAAGTATTTTGCTGCTATTATGGATATTGATGGTTTTCCATAATACCCCCTTGCTATCATATAAACTATACCTTTGGCTCTTATTGTTGAAAAGAAATAGTATATTATTAATGATGCTATAAAAAATTTATCTTTTTTTATCTTTTGTATTTCTGCTTTAATCATTTTTTCCATCCCCTGATGATATTTTTATAAATGTTTTTTCCAGGATAGATGTATTTTTTTCTATATCTTTTATTCTTACTCCATATTGCGTAAGTTTTTTCAATGTTTGTATTATATTGTTGCTTTTTATTATTGTTTTACCCTCTTCTATTTTGTATTCTAACCATTCGGGATATTTCTGTGTTTCTGTATATATTATATATTCATCATTTTTTTTAAATTCATCTTTTGATAAGATTTTTTTTATTTTTCCATCATGTAATATACCTACTCTGTCTGCCATTTCTTTTGCTTCTGATAATACATGAGTGCTTATTATTATACTTTTTCCTCTTTCTTTTAAATCTTCCATTAATTTAATGAAGTTTTTTCTTTCTATTGGGTCCAATCCTTCTGTTGGTTCATCAAATATGTATATATCTGGATCTATTAATAGTAATATTGAAACCGCAAGCCTTTTTTTCATTCCTGTTGAATATTTACCAACTTTCTTTTTTGCATGTTGTTGTATTCCCGTTATTTTTAAATATTTATCCATACTTTCTTTGTTTATTTTTTTATATATTGATGATGTTATATATTTTATGTTTTCGTATGCATTCATATTTTTCATAAATTGTGGTTCTTCTACAAAACCCAATAGTTTTTTGCCTTTTTTTATTTTTATTTCACCTTCATCTGGATTATATACTTTTGTTAATATATAAAATAGTGTTGATTTCCCTGCTCCATTTTCTCCTAATATTACAAATTTTTCCTCTTCTTTTACATCAAAGTTTATTCCTTTTAAAACTTCTTTTTCTTTAAACTTCTTTTTTATGTTTTTTATATCTATCATTTTTTCACCACCAATTTCAACACTTTTTATATTTTGTATTTCTAAATATTTTATGTTAAAATTATAATGTTTTTTAAAGTTTTTAATAAAAAATATCCATAGGGTTGTGGCTGGAAAAGTAAGTTTATTATTCTGGAATATCTATATTATTACCAGTGCAGTGATCAACAACACACCAATCGGCATCATTACAATCTCCTAAGTCAATAATCGTGCACCAATCAGGTGCAGGGCTACAATTTCCACCATCATAACCTGAACAATAATCAAAAGGAAGAGTACAATCACTATTCAAAGAATTCTTAGTTGTTCCATTAATAACCTTTATATGTTTCATAATATATCAACCTCCATTTAAAACTTGCTTTTCTTTTCCAGCCACAGAATTTAAAATTCATATTTTTATTCAAGTTTTAATTCATAAACTTCAAATATAAAAAGATTTTTATCTTCTTTTTTTTCTATTTCGTTTAATACACCATAATACTTATCTTTCATTTTAAAAAAATGTATTGCTTTATTCAAAATTTTATTTATGTTACCTGTTTCAAGATTTATTTTATAAATGTTTCCATTAAAAAGAAATATTTCAAATTGATTTTGTAAGTTCAAACTAACTTTAAAAGGTGTATTTGAACAGAGAAATGTAGCATAATCGGATTTTTTTAATTCGCTTTCCCATGATATTTTAAATTTATTATCTATTATTTTTCCTAATATTATTTTTGTTGTACTATCTTCCTGCACTTCTATTAATATTTTTTCATTTTTATAGGTATTATAGTGATAATTTATATTTCCTTCTTTCAAAAATGGATATATTTCTTCCATATTTATATTTTCTATTTTATTATTATCGAGATTATATCTTTTTATATTTATTTTTCCACCATAATTACCAAAATATACATATTTTTCATCTTGATATATATATGTATAATAGTTCATATCTGAAAATATTTTTTCATCTTTCTTTATTAATTCATAGTTTTTTGCATCAAATGTGTGTTTTAACTTTATGTATTTACTGTTTGAACCAAAAAAAGATGTCACACTTTTTTCTGGTATTGTTTCGAATAGATATAGTTTATCTTTATACTCTGCCATTTCTAATATCCCTGAAAAATCTTTTAATGTTATTAATTCTTTATACCAGTTTAAATCTTTATCCACTATCATTACCGTTCGTTCTGATTCATTTACTCCTACACTCATTATTATTTTATCTTTCAATTCATAATCAATCATAACTGCAAATGACTTTACTCCTAAATTAAGCTTTTTGTTAAATATATATTTTCCTTCTTTTCTTATATATTCATTTATTTCCATATCTCCATTTTTTTCATTTCCACATATTATCCAGAATTTATCATCAAAATTGTATACTGTTATTATTGTTGCACCTGTAAGTCCTCCGATCTCATATAATGCTGGAGCACGCATTTTTATTGTTTGTTTTGTATTATTTTTTAAGGAGTATATGCGTGTCTCAAAATCTTTTTCAGTAGTTACAACAAATGGTGTAATTATTGCTTCATTTTTTGTAAATGTTGCTATTAATTTTGGTGGTTTTTTTTCATTTTCTATTTCTATCTCAATTCTTTTTATCATTTTTAATCTATCAGAAAATAAAGAAATTGATATTGTTAATATAAATAAAATCATTAATATATTTCTTTTCATTTTATCATCTCCCTACTTTTAATTTTTCTACTCCTATTTTTGTTAGGTTGCAAGAAATACTTCGGCTTTTACTTTTTGTTAATAATTCATATGGGCATCCACCACCGCATATATTTCTCAATTCGCATAAACCGCAATCTTCTTCTATTTTTTTAACTACTTTCTTATAAAATTCCTTTTTATAGTTAATAAATTCTTCCCATTGCATCCCCACTTCTCCAAGTTCATAGTCTTTTTCACCTGTGAATCTCTGGCATGGGTATATTTTTCCATCTATATCTATTGATACTATTCCCAACCCCGCTCCACATGGATATTTTTTAATTTCTCCTTTTTTTATAGTTTCCCATACTCCACTTATATTTAACGGGATAAACCTTTTATCTTTTTCTTCTATTATTTCTTCAACTTCTTTGTATAATTTTTTCTTTTCTTTTTCTGTCCATTTTTTTGTGTAAGGGTATGATGCAATCGCAAAAGAATAGCCACCAACATTTAGCTCTTTTATAAAATGTTCTGCTATTTTTTTAATTTCTATTTTCTGATTTGTTACTGTTGCTCTAACGTTTAACTTTTTCCTTTTTTCCAGTATTAACTCTATATTTTCTGCTATTTTTTCATATGATCCCTTTCCTCCAACAAATGGCCTTTGAAAATTTTGTATATACTCACAACCATCTATACTTAATGTTAATGAAAAATTTTCTTTGATTAAAAAGTCTATTATTTCTTTATCCATTATCGTCCCATTAGTGGTTATTGAATATCCAATCTTTTTGTTATATTTCTTTCCTAATTTTTTTGATAATGCCACGCTTTCTTTTATTTTTTTGAATTCAAGTAATGGTTCTCCACCAAAAAACGTTATTGTTATTTTTTTCTTTTTTGTATTTGAAAATATATATTCTAAACTTTCTTTTATCAATTTCATATTCATACTTTCTGGTTTCTCTTTATGAGCATAGCAGTATATACATTCAAGATTACATGCTTTTGTTATATTTAATATAATATTTGATGGTTCAAATATTATGTCTGAATTATAGAATTTTTCGCTTTCTTTTATTTTTTTATTGATTATATTTTTTAATGTTTTTATATCTTTTTCAACATCTTTATTTTTTTTATTTTCTGTAAGATGTGAATAGGCTATTTCATCTAGTTCGACTAATGTTACACTATCAAGGTCCAATAGATACTTTCTTTTATTATTTTGATAGAGTTTATATTTCATTTTTTTCTCCTTTCTTTTTAATATTAAAAATGTATTGTATCATAAAACCTTATATGCTATAATTTAAATGTATTTTACAAATAACTGAGTATAAAGCTTTTAGTTTTCATATGATATCTTATTATCCTCTGGAATTTTCAATTTGAACTTGAGGATTAGTTGAATCAGTTTTATATTTATCCTCATTATCTCCTGCAAAAATAATATTTGTTAACATTAATAAAAAAATAATAAATAAAATTAATATTTTTTTCATCCTATCACCTCCGTTATTATTTTACTATTTCTAACATGGTTTTCAAGCATTTTTGGCTATTTTATAATTCTTTATTTATGGTATTTTTAATTTTTATATTTTCTCATTTTTTTATTAACTCCATCTTGTTACTTTATGTTAATATTAGCTATTTCCTTTTTCTTAATATTTTTAATTTAATCTTCTTCATTTTGTTTTTGTAAAAAATTACAAAATAAATCAGAGATTTTTAAGTAAAAATATGATTACAAATTTATTGAGGTGTTTTTAATGAAAAATAATATTTCTTTAAAATCCTTGATTGATATCATAAGTTTTGGATATTATTCTTATCCAATTATTAATTTCTTATATTTAAATATAAATGATATTTCTTTAAAATATTATCTTTTGTTATTAAAATCCAAATGGAAAAAAGATTATTATTTAGCTATTGATTATTCTAAAAAAACTATTTCAACAACAACAACAACAACAATATTAAGAGAACTTGCAAGATTTGAACTTGTTTCTTTATACAATAAAGTTGGGAAATATGATTTAGCAAAAAAAGAAATTAATATTTTAAAAAATAATTTTGATAAACTTCCATCATATGCAAGATATTTAATGGTACCAGGGTTAAACTTGCTCAATAAATCATATAACATAACTGATAATTTTAAAGTTTATTCAGACAATTATATTGAAAATGATTTAGATAAAGCTATTTTGATTTATTCAAAAGCAAGAGATTTCATTAAAGAGAAAGAATATTCTAAAGCATATAAAAGATTTATTGAGGGATTTTTTCTTTCTAAAAATTTCCCTCATCCTACTATGATTTGTAATGGTTTAAATGGTGCTGCGTGGTGGATAAGAGAAGTAGATAAGAAGAAAGCGTTAGTTGTAGCTGATTTATTAGAGTATTATGTTGGTTATTATTTTGAAGATTTACCTAAGATATATAATTGGTTTGATACTATTTTTGAAGTAAAGAAAATTAATAATGATATAACAATATTTGATATATCGAGTATTGTTATTAAGCTAAATAAATTAAATAAGGTTAAAATAAAAAAACAGTTTTTCCATTTTATTCCTGATATTTCTTCATCAACGTATAATATAACCAATGAATTAAAAAATTATATTTTAAAATATGTTGATTTAATGGTTAAAAAAGGAATAATAAATTCCAAAAGTATATTAAAAATCATAAATTCAAAAAAAATAAGTTATACCTCTAGAAAACCATATGCTATAAAAAATGAATTGTATAAAATGTATATAAATAAAACTTTTAAAGAAAACATAATCAAATTTAAAAAGAAAAATAAAATAAAAATACAAGAATTATTTTTTGCAACATATTCATCATTAATAGAAAAACCATATTTTACAAAAAGTTGCATTTTAAAATTGTTTTTTGAAGGAGATAAAGATAAAATCATTAAATATTTCTCAAGTAATTATGAGAAAATGTATTTTTTTAACTTAATGCTATCTGAATTTAAGGTTAAAGAAATTGAGAAAAGGATAATGAATCCTGATGATTTTGAAAAGATAAAACCTGATGTATCTCCATTTTTCATATCAAGAAAAAAATTAATATTTAATCTTTTAAAAAATGCGAAAAATTTTAAAGAGTTTATTCTTAAATATTTCGAACTCAATGAGGAAGAAATGAGAACTTTTGATATGTTTTTAAGAAATGGTGTTCGTTATGATATAATATGGCCTATTATTCCAAAAGTTGATGGTAATTTGAAATCTTTCGCTTTAAAATATAATATTACTCAAAAACGAGTTGCTTTAGGATATTATTCTTTTGAAGATGCTGAACGAAAACTTCTTGATTCTATTATTGAGAATTTTGTGAAAATATAGAGTTTATATATTATTTGTAATTTTTTTACAAATTCAATGATAATTATATAAATTTACAAATCCTTTGATACTTCATAAAAAGTAGAAGGGCGAACCCTTCTACAAGTTTTAGTTTAATTTAGAAGATGTGCCATTACAACAATTTGAAACTCCACCTACGCCACATTCTGCGGTATATCCTATTTTTTTAACTTTTAATGGTTTTAAAATTTCTCTCATTCTACCACCTCCTTCCTTTCCTCAAGAAATTTATTATCAATTATGTTATAAATTTTATCAGCAATATCATCAAATAGATTTTCATGGGATACAACCAATATTATTTTTTCCTTTTTTATTTTACTCAAATATTTTTTAATATTTTCTTTAGTTTTATAATCAAGGTTTGAAAGAGGTTCATCTAATAATAAAATACTTTTATTTTTTGAAAAATACAAAACTCTTGCCATATGTATT from Marinitoga aeolica harbors:
- a CDS encoding ABC transporter ATP-binding protein codes for the protein MEKIIEIKNLTKIYKNGIKALKNINLTINRGEKVTIFGSNGAGKTTLIKTIGMFIIPDDGEIKIKEYDIKKESKQIKKLISIATSNERSFYYRLNLEENLNFFGMLNNLTGKELKKKVEKGLKEMGLYENRKIKYMEASTGMKRRLNLARALIKEAEIYLLDEPTNGVDIETKMKIYEMMEELSKNGKTIILASHDVSEIEKTDRIVVLKKGEITADIKTEELLEKTTRKNEERLLELIK
- a CDS encoding ABC transporter permease, producing MKTIKKFLYFLGRDILIWKSYKTQAVLGILSGFLGLLQFGFMGRFIAQGNYFPMIEQYGGNILAYFISGSVFMSYTTLSLTTFKSVIRQEQVMGTIEYLLLSETPLWEVFIYTIFSKLIFTILNTGIVFVFLIYTFDVEIKMNIISSIILLIITMISLSGIGLLSAGFIVITKKGDPVSWVYSFLTGMFSGIYYPVEILPKWLRGISYILPTTYAMDGLRKTLINGYTLYQIKEDIIILIIMTIIILPIGMYWFKNSFDKARKYGTISQY
- a CDS encoding radical SAM/SPASM domain-containing protein, translated to MKSSQYNTLIEKEDGSLLLFNGMTNAILKVEKKNVDKIKKILSGKIKIDKDIEILKKGGFIIEDDKDELSDIIAKYKKFQFSNDYFHLTVTMTTNCNFNCKYCYQNQAKEISIKPFKINNIKENTIDSIITLVKEKIEEKKPKIFSVTFWGGEPLLEKEKIKKLSEKIKKICEKEKVEYDAFIITNGYLLDKMTIKELKDSGIKKLIITLDGTEEEHNKLRLLKNGKGTFKRIYENIKNASKEIFVKIRINVFPHNIESIKRLIDKISEDRLKVEIDLRQGEMGDNKKLKSFTLKEFAKIESELYNYIIEKIDYYNFNPFLKINQARCDATSINSLVIDADGKLYKCWGEIGGISKEIGELKENGKMKLNYRKNIWLAIDPFDEECKSCKVLPYCMGGCILGKVLAEKYSVIEYGRERCLPIKYNLEEMILLTEKTYGRRKNGIRK
- a CDS encoding radical SAM/SPASM domain-containing protein; protein product: MYKESYYNYFLEIDKVPVLVNLRTGAIAEVKRENVQKIKEILKGNIVDDELFEQLKYGGYIIEKDYNEYEEIKMRNYRARFDNSRATFTIIPTFQCNFDCVYCYETKRNKIMTIEKAEEIADYIINISKNKKIISIGWFGGEPLMNFKVIEYINKKIIDESEAELFSSMSSNGYLLNYIDISKFDELKIKNVQITLDGIEETHDKYRPLVGGGKTFKKIIEGIETLFENTKETNISIRVNVGPENYEKIEKLFDYLEKFPKERMKIYFRWIFQASERNEEFHIHVRDFRKENSFTKLSKLYEMAINRGFKVMLPILNGDMYCEFDNVYNMVIGPEGEIYPCTVAVEEGMEMGKIENGKIKLETKKQLKWHSYNGYEDKNCKECKILPLCHGGCRNAALRGSKGCPEEKKETESFIKLWYRVKKFEKKMVVK
- a CDS encoding ABC transporter ATP-binding protein, translating into MIDIKNIKKKFKEKEVLKGINFDVKEEEKFVILGENGAGKSTLFYILTKVYNPDEGEIKIKKGKKLLGFVEEPQFMKNMNAYENIKYITSSIYKKINKESMDKYLKITGIQQHAKKKVGKYSTGMKKRLAVSILLLIDPDIYIFDEPTEGLDPIERKNFIKLMEDLKERGKSIIISTHVLSEAKEMADRVGILHDGKIKKILSKDEFKKNDEYIIYTETQKYPEWLEYKIEEGKTIIKSNNIIQTLKKLTQYGVRIKDIEKNTSILEKTFIKISSGDGKND
- a CDS encoding radical SAM/SPASM domain-containing protein → MKYKLYQNNKRKYLLDLDSVTLVELDEIAYSHLTENKKNKDVEKDIKTLKNIINKKIKESEKFYNSDIIFEPSNIILNITKACNLECIYCYAHKEKPESMNMKLIKESLEYIFSNTKKKKITITFFGGEPLLEFKKIKESVALSKKLGKKYNKKIGYSITTNGTIMDKEIIDFLIKENFSLTLSIDGCEYIQNFQRPFVGGKGSYEKIAENIELILEKRKKLNVRATVTNQKIEIKKIAEHFIKELNVGGYSFAIASYPYTKKWTEKEKKKLYKEVEEIIEEKDKRFIPLNISGVWETIKKGEIKKYPCGAGLGIVSIDIDGKIYPCQRFTGEKDYELGEVGMQWEEFINYKKEFYKKVVKKIEEDCGLCELRNICGGGCPYELLTKSKSRSISCNLTKIGVEKLKVGR